The genomic region CTCGAGCTGCAGGGCGAAATCGCCCACTTCTATGCGGCCCTTGAGCCGGTGCAACGCCTGGCCAGCAGCCTGAAGCACCACCATGCCCCGCCCTTGCGCGCACTGTGCACCCCGCCGCTGGCCAATCAACTGCTGCCCCAGGCGATCGCCGTGCTGCGCCGGCGCTTTCAAGACACGCCGTGCAACCTCTCCAGCCACTCCACCCGGGACATCGTCAAGAGCCTGCTGCTGCACGAAGCAGACCTTGGCCTGAGCCTGCACGACCCGGAACATCCGCAGATCCACAGCACGCCACTGGCACACGGCAAGCTGCAATTGCTCGCGCCCCATGGCTGGCTGAAGCCTCGGCAGAAGTACATTGCGCTACAGGAGCTGGCCGGGCAGTCGATGATCGGCCTCGAAGACCAGGACCCGCTGAGCCGCCTGCTGGACAGCAAACTGCAAGCCCTGCGCCCGCTGCCGGTGGTGCAAACGCGGGTGCAGACCTACCAGATGATGCGCAGCATGGTAGAGGCCGGGGAAGGTCTGGCGATTGTCGACCCGTTCACCGCCACTGGCGCACGGGAAGCCGGGCTGGATGCGTGCCCATTGTCACCGCCGATGGTGGTGACCTTGTATGCGTTGACCCTAAAGGACAGCGAAGCGTCGCCCGCCTTGAATGCGTTGCTGGAGATTGTCACCGAGAAGGCTGAAAGCCTGCTGACAAGCACACTGCCCTGAATGTGGGAGCTGTCGAGCCTTAGCGAGGCTGAGAAAACGGCGGCATGGTCGATAAAGAGGTTGCCTGACACACCGCTATCGCGGCCTCGCTGGGGCTCGACGGCTCCCACAGGGGTTCGGGGGAAGTCTGGGAGTTTTGTGTTTGATCGCAAGCACTCGAGTTGCGCAAACCGAATGTGGGAGCTGTCGAGCCTTAGCGAGGCTGCGAAGACGGCAGCACAGTCGATAAAGAGGTTGCCTGACACACCGCTATCGCGGCCTCGCTGGGGCTCGACGGCTCCCACAGGGGTTCGGGGGAAGTCTGGAAGTTTTGTGTTTGATCGCAAGCACTCGAGTTGCGCAAACCGAATGTGGGAGCTGTCGAGCCTTAGCGAGGCTGCGAAGACGGCGGCATGGTTGATAAAGAGGTTGCCTGACACACCGCTATCGCAGCCTCGCCAGGGCTCGACAGCTCCCACAGGGTTTGGGGGAAGTCTGGGAGTTGTGTGTTCGGTAGCAAGCACTCGGGTTGCGCAAACCGAATGTGGGAGCTGTCGAGCCTTAGCGAGGCTGCGAAGACGGCAGCA from Pseudomonas yamanorum harbors:
- a CDS encoding LysR substrate-binding domain-containing protein, translating into MRLRHIEVIQAILQTGHLGTAAEWLQLPVADVDATLKDAELQLGFMLFASVRGRLQATRETLELQGEIAHFYAALEPVQRLASSLKHHHAPPLRALCTPPLANQLLPQAIAVLRRRFQDTPCNLSSHSTRDIVKSLLLHEADLGLSLHDPEHPQIHSTPLAHGKLQLLAPHGWLKPRQKYIALQELAGQSMIGLEDQDPLSRLLDSKLQALRPLPVVQTRVQTYQMMRSMVEAGEGLAIVDPFTATGAREAGLDACPLSPPMVVTLYALTLKDSEASPALNALLEIVTEKAESLLTSTLP